The following coding sequences are from one uncultured Tateyamaria sp. window:
- a CDS encoding TetR/AcrR family transcriptional regulator: MDTQTRLLDHAETLARTRGFDGFSFADLALSTEIRKASVHYHFPAKADLSLALIARYRGVFLEKLHGISQAEPTAGARVLAFLDLYRAASDGGRSLCLCVALSVTQRALPDAARAELAAFHRDVTAWLEPVFRLAQADGSLRHVTDPRAEASAAMAQVEGAQIMARAARDATRFEAAIQSLVARVI, from the coding sequence ATGGACACACAAACCCGATTGCTGGACCATGCCGAGACGTTGGCGCGCACGCGCGGGTTCGACGGTTTCAGCTTTGCGGACCTCGCCCTCAGCACAGAGATTCGCAAGGCGTCGGTGCACTACCACTTTCCGGCAAAGGCCGATCTGTCGCTTGCCCTGATTGCGCGGTATCGGGGTGTCTTTCTGGAAAAGCTACACGGGATATCGCAGGCCGAGCCGACGGCGGGGGCACGGGTGCTTGCGTTTCTGGACCTTTACCGCGCAGCGTCGGATGGCGGGCGCAGCCTGTGTCTGTGCGTGGCGCTGTCCGTCACGCAAAGGGCGCTGCCCGACGCCGCACGCGCGGAACTGGCCGCATTCCACCGCGACGTGACCGCATGGCTGGAACCCGTGTTCCGGCTTGCGCAAGCCGATGGCAGCCTGCGGCACGTCACCGACCCGCGCGCAGAGGCGAGCGCGGCCATGGCGCAGGTGGAAGGGGCGCAGATCATGGCGCGCGCCGCCAGGGATGCCACCCGGTTCGAAGCGGCGATCCAATCGCTGGTCGCCCGCGTCATCTGA
- a CDS encoding cupin domain-containing protein, translating to MELNADFTRTVRVLNADNPWRASPSAGVDRKMLDRIGDEVARATTIVRFAPGSAFAPHTHDGGEEYIVLEGVFQDEAGDFPVGTYVRNPPTSRHTPRSEPGATIFVKLWQFDPDDRQHVRVDMNTVATAPDADRPGVETATLFEDAHEHVALEVWAAGTASTLTAPDGAEVLVMEGNLHHDGAALGPRDWVRLSPGDVADMTAGPDGARLWTKRGHLKTLLKPNGIK from the coding sequence ATGGAACTGAATGCGGACTTCACCCGGACCGTGCGCGTTCTGAACGCAGACAACCCGTGGCGGGCGTCGCCCTCTGCCGGTGTGGACCGCAAGATGCTGGATCGGATCGGGGATGAAGTGGCCCGCGCGACGACCATTGTGCGGTTTGCACCCGGCAGCGCATTTGCCCCGCATACCCATGACGGGGGCGAAGAATACATCGTTCTGGAGGGCGTATTTCAGGACGAGGCGGGGGATTTCCCCGTCGGCACCTATGTCCGCAACCCGCCCACGTCCCGCCATACACCAAGGTCCGAGCCGGGCGCGACGATCTTTGTGAAGTTGTGGCAATTCGATCCGGACGACCGGCAGCATGTGCGGGTCGACATGAATACGGTGGCCACGGCACCGGATGCCGACAGGCCCGGTGTTGAAACGGCGACGCTGTTCGAGGATGCGCACGAACATGTGGCGCTGGAGGTCTGGGCCGCGGGCACCGCCAGCACCCTGACCGCGCCGGATGGGGCCGAGGTGCTGGTGATGGAGGGCAATCTGCATCACGACGGCGCGGCATTGGGCCCGCGTGACTGGGTGCGCCTGTCACCGGGCGACGTGGCCGACATGACCGCTGGTCCGGATGGCGCGCGCCTTTGGACAAAACGCGGGCATCTAAAGACGCTGCTCAAACCCAACGGAATTAAATAG
- a CDS encoding nucleotide sugar dehydrogenase, whose amino-acid sequence MTQAPLPTLDDMRVAVIGLGYVGLPLAFEFGKQRPTIGFDLNEKRIAALTAGTDSTGEIEDLSAATHLRYTAQLADIADCNVYIVAVPTPIDSHRQPNLDPLLAASRTVGKVIKRGDIVIFESTVYPGATEEDCLPLVEEVSCLTRNIDFYAGYSPERINPGDKDRPLPRIIKVTSGSTPEAGQAIDALYGTIITAGTHLAPTIRVAEAAKVIENTQRDVNIALINELSIIFSHLGIDTAAVLDAADTKWNFNRYTPGLVGGHCIGVDPYYLIDKSISAGHIPDIIRMAREINDGMAQHAASLLVKAMIRAQAQVHGGRALILGITFKQNCADIRNTKVVDMIGELQGYGLQVDIHDPWASAEEVRREYGIALLDDVPDKAAYEAVILAVPHDAFVAQGAERLRALLTDQGVLFDMKAVFDPGDSDLRL is encoded by the coding sequence ATGACCCAAGCCCCCCTGCCGACCCTTGACGACATGCGCGTGGCCGTGATCGGGCTGGGCTATGTCGGCCTTCCGCTCGCGTTCGAGTTCGGCAAGCAGCGCCCCACCATCGGCTTTGACCTGAACGAAAAGCGGATCGCGGCGCTGACCGCAGGCACGGACAGCACCGGAGAGATCGAGGACCTGAGCGCGGCGACACATCTGCGCTATACCGCGCAACTGGCGGACATCGCCGATTGCAACGTCTATATCGTTGCGGTCCCCACCCCGATCGACAGCCACCGACAACCCAACCTTGACCCGTTGCTCGCGGCCTCTCGCACCGTGGGCAAGGTCATCAAGCGCGGCGACATCGTCATCTTCGAAAGTACGGTTTACCCCGGCGCAACCGAAGAGGACTGCCTGCCGCTGGTCGAAGAGGTGTCGTGCCTGACGCGCAACATCGACTTCTACGCAGGCTACAGCCCCGAGCGGATCAACCCCGGCGACAAGGACCGCCCGCTGCCCAGGATCATCAAGGTGACGTCGGGCTCGACCCCCGAGGCAGGGCAGGCGATTGACGCGCTCTATGGCACCATCATCACCGCGGGCACCCACCTGGCCCCGACGATCCGCGTGGCCGAAGCGGCCAAGGTGATCGAGAACACGCAGCGGGATGTGAACATCGCGCTGATCAACGAATTGTCGATCATCTTCTCGCATCTGGGTATTGATACGGCGGCGGTGCTGGATGCGGCGGATACCAAGTGGAATTTCAACCGCTACACGCCGGGCCTTGTGGGTGGGCACTGTATCGGGGTCGATCCTTACTACCTGATCGACAAGTCGATTTCGGCGGGCCACATCCCCGACATCATCCGCATGGCACGCGAGATCAACGACGGCATGGCGCAGCACGCGGCATCGCTGTTGGTCAAGGCCATGATCCGCGCGCAGGCACAGGTGCATGGCGGGCGTGCCCTGATCCTTGGCATCACGTTCAAGCAGAACTGCGCCGACATTCGCAACACCAAGGTCGTGGACATGATTGGCGAATTGCAAGGCTACGGCCTGCAGGTCGATATCCACGATCCCTGGGCCTCTGCCGAAGAGGTGCGCCGCGAATACGGGATCGCGTTGCTGGACGACGTGCCGGACAAAGCAGCGTACGAGGCGGTGATCCTTGCCGTGCCGCATGACGCCTTCGTCGCCCAGGGGGCGGAACGCTTGCGTGCGCTTCTGACGGATCAGGGCGTTCTGTTCGACATGAAGGCGGTGTTTGACCCGGGCGACAGCGACTTGCGCCTTTGA
- a CDS encoding sugar phosphate isomerase/epimerase family protein, protein MKLGVICDGISRDLAHAVDVMDEFDLTYAELQFVGDTEVGDHSAQDIRGIDRLLRDRGKPVSCLSRHIFAGTTSANRPGDALHTQHMDALKRVIDMAHVVGSPLVRIMTQKKEQILWGRNGAETWNVAHGAWDTMAPMIAPAVELARAEGITLVVETGNGTMVNSNYTAARLIDELDAKDALKVLWDPANNCWCHELAFPDGYDAVRDGYLGHVHIKDVKVDTPRATLEVRKMGTGQLGPLFQPMADALRADGYDGVISFESVYHPGNGDFEAGFRACIDTFKTIFGP, encoded by the coding sequence ATGAAACTGGGTGTGATTTGCGACGGCATCAGCCGCGACTTGGCCCATGCCGTTGATGTGATGGACGAATTCGACCTGACCTATGCCGAATTGCAATTCGTCGGTGACACCGAAGTGGGCGACCACTCAGCGCAGGACATCCGCGGGATCGACAGGCTGTTGCGGGATCGGGGCAAGCCCGTGTCCTGCCTGTCCCGCCACATCTTTGCCGGGACAACATCGGCCAACCGACCGGGCGACGCGCTGCATACGCAGCATATGGATGCATTGAAACGGGTGATCGACATGGCGCATGTCGTGGGCAGCCCATTGGTGCGCATCATGACCCAGAAGAAAGAGCAGATCCTGTGGGGTCGAAACGGGGCTGAGACGTGGAATGTCGCACATGGCGCGTGGGACACGATGGCTCCGATGATTGCCCCGGCCGTGGAACTGGCCCGGGCCGAAGGGATCACGCTGGTGGTCGAGACGGGCAACGGCACCATGGTCAATTCCAACTACACAGCGGCAAGGCTGATCGACGAATTGGATGCCAAGGACGCGCTCAAGGTGTTGTGGGATCCGGCCAACAATTGCTGGTGCCACGAATTGGCCTTCCCCGACGGCTACGACGCGGTCCGGGACGGCTATCTCGGCCATGTGCACATCAAGGATGTGAAGGTGGATACACCGCGCGCCACGCTCGAAGTGCGGAAAATGGGCACGGGCCAGCTTGGCCCCCTGTTTCAGCCCATGGCAGACGCCTTGCGGGCGGATGGCTATGACGGCGTGATCAGTTTCGAATCCGTGTACCACCCCGGAAATGGTGACTTCGAGGCGGGGTTCCGGGCGTGCATCGACACGTTCAAGACGATTTTCGGCCCCTGA